Proteins encoded within one genomic window of Brassica rapa cultivar Chiifu-401-42 chromosome A09, CAAS_Brap_v3.01, whole genome shotgun sequence:
- the LOC117127782 gene encoding uncharacterized protein LOC117127782: MHIYASSGLWKSSKRSGWRFLVDEVKGGRLLTLDTSKTFDNLRVMVCEDFGIDVNMVNIELSYLASDLVIGIDSPPVFITNDRQLKKFLTYVKNKASTWLCVCIRSKAEPSNIKVDLNLNEEATESPNRQKEPMSFEVREEDVEVDESDDDCNREKDMINVKAIRFSLLDVVKKGQHFTTKNALKATMEICAMKHNFDYKVGKSDKTVWYVRCADDDCGWRVRAEGLTGSSFFIIKKYVPDHSCSPSSRNHSVRTVSSKLVGSLIMHKYESVKEGPKPNDIIQFMRDDHGVEISYSLAWDAREYAVNAVRGIPEKGYKKIPKYLQMMKEANPGTHTFYETDTDGRFRFLFISYGQSIRGFYAGIRNVIVVDETFLKSKYKGVLLVATTLDGNSNLYPIAFGVVDSENDRSWEWFMRQLKVVIADDQSLAFVSDRNASIAKALAKVYPHSHHGICIHHLLNNVVTYFKGKGVAGLVAKASKAYRVADFKKIFTAIFGISPEIGNYLIEADVSKWARCQFPGYRYDVRTSIWKESLHC, encoded by the coding sequence ATGCACATCTATGCTTCTTCTGGTTTGTGGAAATCGTCCAAAAGAAGTGGATGGAGATTTCTTGTTGATGAAGTAAAAGGAGGTAGATTACTTACTTTGGACACAAGCAAAACCTTTGACAACCTAAGAGTTATGGTTTGTGAAGACTTTGGAATCGATGTAAACATGGTCAATATCGAGCTCAGTTACTTAGCTTCTGATTTGGTCATTGGCATCGACTCACCACCTGTATTCATCACCAATGATCGGCAACTCAAAAAATTTCTCACCTATGTGAAGAACAAAGCTTCGACGTGGTTATGTGTGTGTATTCGATCTAAGGCCGAGCCTAGCAATATCAAAGTCGATTTGAATTTGAATGAAGAAGCTACTGAGTCGCCTAACAGACAGAAAGAGCCTATGTCGTTTGAAGTTCGAGAAGAAGATGTTGAGGTGGATGAAAGTGATGATGATTGCAACCGTGAAAAAGATATGATCAATGTAAAGGCAATTCGTTTTTCTCTCCTTGATGTGGTGAAGAAGGGTCAACATTTTACTACAAAAAACGCTTTGAAGGCAACAATGGAAATATGTGCAATGAAACATAATTTCGACTACAAGGTTGGCAAATCGGATAAAACAGTTTGGTACGTTCGTTGCGCGGATGATGATTGCGGCTGGCGTGTTCGCGCAGAGGGATTAACAGGTTCTTCATTTTTTATCATCAAAAAGTATGTACCTGATCATTCATGTTCTCCATCATCAAGGAATCACTCTGTTCGGACAGTTTCATCAAAATTAGTTGGTAGTCTCATTATGCATAAGTACGAAAGTGTCAAGGAAGGGCCGAAACCTAATGATATCATCCAGTTTATGCGGGATGATCATGGAGTTGAGATATCCTACTCTTTAGCTTGGGATGCACGTGAGTATGCAGTAAATGCTGTGAGAGGAATTCCAGAGAAGGGTTATAAAAAAATTCCCAAATACTTGCAAATGATGAAGGAAGCTAATCCAGGAACACACACATTTTATGAAACTGATACCGATGGGCGATTCAGATTCCTCTTCATCTCATATGGTCAGTCTATTCGCGGTTTTTATGCTGGCATTCGAAATGTTATTGTTGTGGATGAGACTTTTTTGAAGAGCAAATACAAAGGAGTATTACTGGTAGCTACTACTTTAGATGGTAACTCGAACCTATATCCTATTGCATTTGGAGTTGTCGACTCAGAGAATGACCGCTCGTGGGAATGGTTTATGAGACAACTTAAGGTTGTCATTGCTGATGATCAGAGTTTAGCTTTTGTGTCTGATAGGAACGCCTCCATTGCTAAAGCTCTTGCGAAAGTGTATCCGCATTCTCATCATGGAATTTGCATTCACCACTTGCTGAACAATGTTGTAACATATTTCAAGGGTAAAGGTGTCGCTGGTTTGGTTGCAAAGGCTTCTAAAGCTTATCGAGTAGCTGACTTTAAGAAGATTTtcactgctatttttggaattAGTCCTGAAATTGGAAACTATCTAATAGAAGCTGATGTGAGTAAGTGGGCTCGCTGTCAATTTCCGGGTTACAGGTATGATGTTAGGACCAGCATCTGGAAGGAATCCCTCCATTGTTAA
- the LOC103840122 gene encoding subtilisin-like protease SBT3.4, with product MRNFRSSVLVVLSLIIVSNVARASAETKIHIVYLGEKQHDDPKLVTESHHQMLSSLLGSKEDAHDSMVYSYRHGFSGFAARLTKSQAKKISYSPEVVHVMPDSYYELATTRTWDYLGLGTANPKNLLNNTNMGDQVIIGVVDTGVWPESESFNDDGVGPIPSHWKGGCIPGENFKLTNCNKKLIGAKYYINGFQSEIDGFNFTESPDYSSARDFVGHGTHVASTAGGSYIPDVSYKGLARGTMRGGAPRARIAMYKACWYLEELGGVTCSSSDILKAIDDAIHDGVDVLSLSLGSRIPLNSETDLPDAIAIGSFHAVAKGITVVCAGGNAGPSAQTIANTAPWILTVAATTLDRSFATPIILGNKKVILGQAMYTAPNLGFTSLVYPEDPGNSNETFNGDCESLNFIPIRAMAGKVVLCFTISRRYTTLSGDASFVKRAGGLGLIIARTPGYTVSPCKDDFPCVAVDYELGTDILFYIRSTRSPVVKIQRSRTIVGQPVGIKVATFSSRGPNTISPAILKPDIAAPGVNILAATSPNVTNNAGGFAMYSGTSMAAPVISGVVALLKALHPNWSPAALRSAIVTTAWRTDPSGEQLPAEGSSRKAADPFDYGGGLVNPEKAAEPGLIYDMGPKDYILYLCSAGYNDSSISQLVGKVTVCSNPKPSVLDMNLPSITIPNLKEKVTLTRTVTNVGPVNSVYKVVVEPPLGVRVVVTPKKLVFNSKTKRVSFKVRASTTHKINTGYYFGSLIWTDNVHNVTIPVSVRTQILQNYFDEN from the exons ATGAGGAATTTTAGATCATCAGTTCTTGTGGTGCTAAGTCTGATCATAGTTTCCAATGTCGCACGGGCTAGTGCTGAGACTAAG ATTCATATAGTGTATCTGGGTGAGAAGCAGCATGATGATCCCAAGCTTGTCACAGAATCCCATCACCAGATGTTGTCGTCACTTCTTGGAAG TAAAGAGGATGCGCATGACTCAATGGTGTATAGTTACCGGCATGGATTCTCAGGGTTTGCAGCAAGGCTCACCAAGTCCCAAGCCAAGAAGATTTCTT ATTCACCGGAAGTTGTTCATGTCATGCCGGATAGTTACTATGAACTCGCGACAACTCGAACTTGGGACTACTTAGGCCTGGGTACTGCAAATCCGAAGAATCTCCTAAATAATACAAACATGGGTGACCAAGTTATCATTGGCGTTGTTGACACAG GAGTGTGGCCTGAGTCTGAATCATTTAATGACGATGGAGTTGGACCAATACCGAGCCATTGGAAAGGAGGATGTATACCAGgagaaaatttcaaattaactaattgcaaCAAAAAACTCATAGGAGCCAAGTATTATATCAATGGATTTCAATCCGAAATTGATGGATTCAACTTCACAGAATCACCTGACTACAGTTCTGCTAGAGACTTCGTTGGCCATGGAACGCATGTAGCCTCTACTGCAGGTGGTTCATACATTCCTGACGTAAGCTACAAGGGACTCGCTAGAGGAACCATGAGAGGTGGTGCACCTCGTGCTCGCATAGCGATGTACAAGGCTTGTTGGTATCTAGAAGAACTAGGCGGAGTGACTTGTTCATCTTCTGACATCTTGAAAGCAATTGACGATGCTATTCATGATGGTGTTGATGTCTTGTCACTCTCTCTAGGTAGTCGAATTCCTCTGAATTCCGAAACCGATCTGCCTGATGCGATTGCTATTGGATCATTCCATGCAGTTGCAAAAGGTATTACAGTTGTTTGTGCTGGTGGTAACGCTGGCCCATCAGCTCAGACCATTGCAAACACGGCTCCTTGGATATTAACAGTGGCTGCAACCACTCTAGACCGGTCATTCGCCACACCTATTATACTTGGGAACAAGAAAGTGATATTG GGTCAAGCAATGTACACAGCCCCAAATCTTGGTTTCACTAGTTTGGTTTACCCAGAGGATCCAGGGAACAGTAATGAGACATTTAACGG TGACTGTGAGTCCCTTAATTTTATCCCCATCCGTGCAATGGCTGGGAAAGTTGTGCTGTGTTTCACAATATCAAGACGTTACACTACTCTATCGGGAGATGCATCTTTTGTGAAAAGAGCAGGCGGTCTTGGCCTGATCATCGCAAGAACCCCAGGGTACACTGTAAGTCCATGTAAAGATGATTTCCCGTGTGTGGCCGTTGACTACGAGCTTGGCACAGATATCCTTTTCTACATACGTTCCACTAG ATCCCCTGTCGTGAAGATACAACGTTCTAGAACAATCGTAGGACAGCCTGTAGGGATAAAGGTGGCAACTTTCTCATCAAGAGGACCTAACACCATTTCCCCAGCGATTCTAAAA CCAGACATAGCAGCACCAGGAGTGAACATATTGGCTGCTACATCTCCCAATGTCACCAACAATGCTGGAGGATTTGCTATGTATTCAGGAACATCGATGGCAGCTCCAGTTATTTCAGGAGTGGTTGCACTTCTCAAAGCTTTGCATCCTAATTGGTCCCCTGCGGCTTTACGATCAGCTATTGTCACTACAG CTTGGAGAACAGATCCGTCTGGAGAGCAGTTACCTGCAGAAGGGTCATCTCGCAAAGCAGCTGACCCGTTTGATTACGGTGGAGGCCTTGTGAACCCAGAGAAAGCTGCAGAACCAGGTCTCATATACGACATGGGCCCAAAAGACTACATTCTCTACTTGTGCTCGGCCGGTTACAACGACTCATCTATCTCTCAGCTTGTCGGAAAAGTAACAGTCTGttcaaaccctaaaccttctGTTCTCGATATGAACTTGCCTTCAATCACAATTCCAAACCTCAAAGAAAAAGTTACCCTCACCAGAACAGTCACTAACGTTGGGCCAGTTAATTCTGTCTACAAAGTCGTGGTCGAGCCTCCGCTTGGGGTTAGAGTGGTTGTGACGCCGAAGAAACTAGTGTTTAACTCCAAAACCAAAAGGGTCTCCTTCAAGGTACGAGCATCGACCACGCACAAAATCAACACTGGGTACTACTTTGGAAGCTTGATTTGGACTGACAATGTGCATAACGTGACTATTCCTGTGTCTGTGAGAACACAGATTCTGCAAAACTACTTCGATGAGAACTGA